A section of the Candidatus Moraniibacteriota bacterium genome encodes:
- a CDS encoding tetratricopeptide repeat protein, protein MVIVYAILRFGVGHVYFPEVHQSPIMTMSLIERLLHIPKILITYLGTFLFPLHLSFSQVWTIPEIGFSNFYIPLMILLILLAGSIIFTHHLYKSKSGEFILFIFFATWLLIGLILFIQIIPAEQTVSERWFYFPMIGFLGLLGVLAQYFIEKRNGGVINYLAITVSIIIVLLSVRTIVRNNDWSDEFTLAKHDIKHDPNNYILANAVGAEYLRRGDANNAIGFLEKSSSHFTDAQTLSNLGAAYLMLGNYSESKEALQKSIEINELSDTVTNMAWLLATRGDPVEAEAFIRNKLDKYPQLWKLWMDLAIAEYKLSKRDEALQAAKQAYSLAQNGETAYLYNQISKNLPLKID, encoded by the coding sequence GTGGTGATTGTCTACGCCATCCTACGGTTTGGTGTTGGGCATGTCTATTTTCCTGAGGTTCATCAGTCGCCCATCATGACAATGTCTTTGATTGAAAGACTCCTGCACATTCCGAAAATTCTCATAACCTACCTCGGCACCTTCTTATTCCCGCTTCACCTGAGTTTTTCACAAGTCTGGACGATTCCAGAGATTGGATTCAGCAATTTTTACATACCATTGATGATTTTGCTCATTTTACTGGCTGGAAGCATTATCTTTACGCACCATCTCTACAAATCAAAAAGTGGCGAGTTTATCCTCTTCATATTTTTTGCGACTTGGTTACTCATAGGACTAATTCTTTTTATCCAAATAATTCCCGCTGAGCAAACCGTATCAGAGAGATGGTTCTATTTCCCGATGATAGGATTTCTCGGATTATTGGGGGTACTAGCGCAATACTTTATCGAAAAAAGGAATGGGGGTGTCATCAATTACCTGGCAATCACCGTCTCTATCATTATTGTTCTCCTATCAGTCAGGACTATCGTGAGAAATAATGATTGGAGTGATGAGTTCACTTTAGCCAAACATGATATAAAGCACGATCCAAATAACTATATACTTGCCAATGCGGTGGGCGCAGAATATCTCAGACGTGGCGACGCAAATAACGCAATCGGCTTCTTAGAGAAGTCTTCATCCCACTTTACCGACGCCCAGACACTTAGCAATCTCGGTGCTGCGTACCTCATGCTGGGGAATTATTCAGAATCAAAAGAAGCATTGCAGAAATCCATAGAGATAAATGAGCTCAGCGACACTGTTACAAATATGGCATGGTTACTGGCAACGAGGGGTGATCCTGTAGAAGCGGAGGCTTTCATACGAAACAAACTCGACAAATATCCGCAGCTTTGGAAGCTTTGGATGGATTTGGCAATAGCAGAATATAAACTAAGTAAAAGAGATGAGGCATTACAGGCAGCTAAGCAAGCCTATTCATTGGCTCAAAACGGAGAAACGGCCTACCTCTATAACCAGATCAGTAAAAATCTCCCCTTGAAAATAGATTAG
- a CDS encoding N-acetylmuramoyl-L-alanine amidase has translation MLRLFLVIVGFLATSAGGLWYSFSDSTPLDETAFENAPLTLEPQPTDTPLTESVAPQASAPAPASEPERPPESQKPTGEAAAVKPAEAATPEPNATSGLSVQPRLLRFGYRVPPAPRSIDTIVLHSSYNALGGDPYLVDKVITEYEGDGVGAHYLIDRTGTVYRLIEEVNIAYHAGASKMPDGRKNVNDFSIGIEIIATEESGYTDKQYAAVNALVGDIKSRYKIKSVVGHADIAPGRKSDPWKFDWKRLK, from the coding sequence ATGCTTCGCCTTTTCCTCGTTATTGTCGGTTTCCTGGCGACTTCCGCAGGTGGGTTGTGGTACAGTTTTTCAGACAGTACCCCACTCGATGAGACCGCATTCGAAAACGCCCCGCTCACTCTAGAACCGCAGCCGACCGATACTCCGTTGACGGAATCGGTAGCGCCCCAGGCGAGCGCTCCCGCACCTGCCTCAGAGCCAGAAAGACCCCCTGAGTCGCAGAAGCCGACCGGAGAAGCGGCAGCCGTGAAGCCAGCGGAGGCAGCCACACCGGAGCCAAATGCGACAAGCGGTCTATCGGTTCAGCCTCGGCTCTTGCGTTTTGGCTATCGTGTCCCGCCGGCCCCGCGCAGTATCGACACCATCGTCTTGCATTCGTCGTACAATGCGCTCGGCGGGGACCCGTATCTGGTGGACAAAGTCATCACCGAGTATGAAGGCGACGGCGTTGGCGCTCATTATCTGATCGACCGGACGGGCACAGTCTACCGCCTCATCGAGGAAGTAAACATTGCCTACCACGCGGGGGCATCGAAAATGCCCGACGGCCGCAAGAACGTAAATGATTTCTCTATCGGCATCGAGATCATCGCGACCGAGGAAAGCGGCTACACGGACAAGCAGTACGCAGCCGTGAACGCGCTCGTCGGGGATATCAAGAGCCGCTACAAGATAAAGTCTGTCGTTGGCCACGCCGATATCGCCCCTGGCCGGAAGTCTGACCCCTGGAAATTCGACTGGAAGAGGCTGAAATAA
- a CDS encoding extracellular solute-binding protein, with protein sequence MKRRISLFASLVLLGGSLLTLSGCGGPDSVPYEVSLEIWGTFDDSDAFNQIANEYTKLNPYVKQIKYRKIAPETYKEDLLDAMASGNGPDIFMLRNTWLSSFADKAIPAPANFLTEKTVRDSFVDVVADDFLNADKQVMAVPLSVDSLALYYNKDIFNAAGITAPPKTWEELVAMVPLLVKQDEFGNINQAAIALGAGENVNRSSDILLNLMQQYGAPITDPHFGDQLNRQALEFYTQFARLGLPTYTWNQRQHYSIDAFYEGTLGMMINYSYHYSTIKQKNAKLNFAIAPLPQFRDRAPVNFANYWGFAVTKNKTQVADLSRPQATLSTENYQQARVHEAWQFLSYLTLPHPTGVLQLANAFSGKTADFPLPIDPAKKYIELTKKPAARRDLIDAQKDDVVLSPFVAGNLIAKSWKPGNIEQAEGLLVETISAVVRGERTVSEALSILDSRYTQLNRR encoded by the coding sequence ATGAAACGTCGTATATCACTCTTCGCCTCCCTCGTTCTCCTCGGTGGTTCTCTGCTCACGCTCTCTGGTTGTGGCGGGCCGGATTCTGTACCGTACGAGGTTTCTCTTGAAATCTGGGGGACATTTGATGATTCTGATGCGTTCAATCAGATTGCCAACGAATACACGAAGCTCAACCCCTATGTAAAGCAGATCAAGTATCGCAAGATCGCTCCCGAGACGTACAAGGAAGACTTGCTCGACGCGATGGCTTCGGGCAATGGGCCAGATATCTTCATGCTTCGCAATACCTGGCTTTCTAGTTTTGCTGACAAGGCGATCCCGGCCCCGGCCAATTTCCTGACCGAAAAGACCGTCCGTGACTCGTTCGTCGATGTCGTGGCCGACGATTTCCTCAACGCGGACAAGCAGGTGATGGCGGTCCCTCTGTCGGTCGATTCACTCGCGCTCTATTACAACAAGGATATCTTCAATGCGGCGGGCATCACGGCGCCACCCAAGACCTGGGAGGAGCTCGTCGCGATGGTCCCACTCCTCGTCAAGCAGGATGAGTTCGGCAATATCAATCAGGCCGCGATCGCGCTCGGGGCGGGCGAAAATGTGAATCGTTCTTCCGATATCCTGCTCAATCTGATGCAGCAGTACGGGGCACCGATAACGGATCCGCACTTCGGCGACCAGCTGAATCGGCAGGCGCTCGAGTTTTATACGCAGTTTGCCCGACTCGGTCTGCCGACCTATACCTGGAACCAACGGCAGCACTACTCGATTGATGCGTTTTATGAGGGGACGCTCGGGATGATGATCAACTACTCATATCACTACTCGACGATAAAACAGAAGAACGCGAAGCTGAACTTTGCCATCGCGCCACTGCCCCAATTCAGGGATCGTGCCCCAGTGAACTTCGCCAACTATTGGGGTTTCGCTGTCACCAAGAACAAGACTCAGGTCGCTGATCTCTCGCGGCCACAGGCGACACTCTCGACCGAGAATTACCAACAGGCTCGGGTGCATGAGGCATGGCAGTTCCTGTCATACTTGACCTTGCCCCATCCGACTGGGGTGCTGCAGCTTGCCAATGCCTTTTCGGGGAAGACGGCGGACTTTCCTCTCCCCATCGACCCAGCCAAAAAATATATCGAACTGACGAAGAAACCAGCGGCGCGCCGAGATCTCATCGATGCTCAAAAGGACGATGTCGTCCTCAGTCCGTTCGTCGCCGGCAACCTCATCGCGAAGAGTTGGAAGCCGGGGAATATTGAACAGGCGGAGGGACTGCTCGTCGAGACGATCAGCGCGGTGGTGCGCGGTGAACGGACGGTCAGCGAAGCCCTTTCGATACTCGATAGCCGATACACCCAACTCAACCGACGCTGA
- a CDS encoding class I SAM-dependent methyltransferase yields the protein MDVPKTLTFVEPRVVIRALPVGMGDTVADFGAGSGHFSFEFARAVGSDGTVYALDVLPSALEAITSQAKTLGLGNVVAQRCNLERANGSGLGAASVDWVIAKDVLLQNKDKGVIMREVARILKPTGRALIVEWDPDESIVGPERGLRIKPDEMKRVIADAGLEVVEEPPVGGFHYAFLVEKKH from the coding sequence ATGGATGTACCGAAAACACTGACCTTCGTCGAGCCGCGCGTAGTGATTCGCGCTTTACCGGTCGGCATGGGGGACACCGTTGCAGATTTTGGCGCGGGATCAGGGCACTTCTCGTTCGAATTCGCCCGGGCGGTCGGGTCTGATGGTACGGTCTACGCGCTCGATGTCTTGCCTTCAGCCCTGGAGGCGATCACGAGCCAGGCCAAGACGCTCGGACTCGGCAATGTTGTCGCGCAGCGCTGCAATTTGGAGCGCGCGAACGGATCCGGTCTCGGCGCAGCGTCTGTCGATTGGGTTATCGCCAAGGATGTGTTGCTCCAGAACAAAGACAAAGGCGTCATCATGCGCGAGGTGGCCCGTATCCTGAAGCCCACCGGTCGAGCACTCATCGTCGAATGGGACCCGGATGAATCGATTGTCGGTCCCGAAAGAGGACTGCGCATCAAGCCAGATGAAATGAAACGCGTCATTGCAGATGCCGGACTGGAGGTCGTCGAAGAGCCGCCGGTCGGTGGCTTCCACTACGCTTTTCTGGTTGAGAAGAAACACTAG
- a CDS encoding coenzyme F420-0:L-glutamate ligase: protein MHTQAIKTRTFLEGENLLPFITSYIEKIPEKSVIVITSKIVALAERRTVIIKDSKTKEEAIRAESSFALKTKYVWLTIKDGMILPSAGIDESNANGKLILLPKDSFRSASLIRMKLQKYYRVKNLGIILTDSRTMPLRSGVVGIALGYAGFRGLRDYRGKPDIYGRKLKFSSTDVADSLATAAVLLMGEGDEKQPLALIQDVPVEFCERVNRNELHIDIEDDMFKPLFQKMLRR from the coding sequence ATGCATACTCAAGCCATAAAAACTCGGACGTTTTTGGAAGGAGAGAATCTTCTACCATTTATAACTTCTTATATTGAAAAAATTCCTGAGAAGTCAGTCATTGTTATTACTTCCAAAATAGTTGCTCTTGCAGAAAGAAGAACGGTGATTATCAAGGATTCCAAAACGAAAGAGGAAGCGATCCGTGCTGAAAGTAGCTTTGCACTGAAGACGAAATACGTTTGGCTTACTATCAAAGATGGGATGATCCTGCCCTCAGCCGGCATCGATGAATCAAATGCCAATGGCAAACTCATTCTGTTACCAAAGGATAGCTTTCGATCTGCCTCTCTCATCCGCATGAAGCTACAGAAATATTACAGAGTGAAAAACCTGGGGATCATTTTGACGGATAGCAGAACGATGCCGCTCCGCTCCGGTGTGGTCGGAATAGCGCTGGGGTATGCGGGCTTTCGCGGTCTCAGAGATTACCGAGGGAAACCGGATATCTATGGTCGAAAGCTCAAGTTCTCGAGTACTGATGTGGCGGATAGTTTGGCAACCGCGGCAGTTCTCCTTATGGGCGAGGGAGACGAAAAACAACCACTCGCTCTTATTCAGGATGTGCCAGTAGAGTTTTGTGAAAGAGTGAATCGGAATGAGCTTCACATTGATATCGAGGATGATATGTTTAAGCCCCTTTTTCAAAAGATGTTAAGGCGCTGA
- a CDS encoding queuosine precursor transporter: MILTDRSFRKLIIALAIYLTSLFAANTLGLKIMPFIFGSHLSVAVFSFPIVFLMNDVIGEVYGKSMAKYFVLAGFLSTALFIAYSLVSLVMPWSEAGGWVRDGYDQVFGVSVRIALASLAAFLIAQYQDVFSFFFFRNKLKIKYFWLRSSLSNLWSQLLDTTIFMVIAFAGVYSASTLVSIIFSWWLYKVAMGMLYTPLSYIGIHLLKDNEQ, from the coding sequence ATGATTCTTACTGACCGCTCGTTCAGAAAGCTTATAATCGCACTGGCCATATATCTGACTTCATTATTCGCGGCCAACACATTGGGCCTGAAAATTATGCCCTTCATTTTTGGGTCTCATCTCTCTGTCGCAGTGTTTTCATTCCCCATCGTGTTCTTGATGAATGACGTAATCGGCGAAGTATATGGGAAGAGCATGGCAAAATATTTCGTTCTCGCTGGGTTTTTGAGTACGGCACTGTTCATCGCATATTCACTTGTGTCGCTTGTTATGCCCTGGTCTGAGGCTGGGGGCTGGGTACGGGATGGCTATGATCAAGTCTTCGGGGTTTCGGTACGGATTGCTCTTGCTTCACTCGCCGCATTCTTGATCGCACAGTATCAAGATGTCTTCTCCTTCTTTTTCTTTCGAAACAAGCTGAAAATAAAGTATTTCTGGCTCCGCTCATCTCTGTCTAATCTGTGGTCGCAATTGCTGGATACGACTATTTTTATGGTCATTGCCTTTGCTGGTGTCTACAGCGCTTCCACGTTGGTGAGCATTATTTTCTCCTGGTGGTTGTATAAGGTCGCAATGGGGATGCTCTATACGCCCCTTTCCTACATAGGGATTCATCTCCTCAAAGATAATGAACAATAA
- a CDS encoding PspC domain-containing protein produces the protein METGAPTKHLRSQSNKVLAGICGGLGEYWAVDPVVLRLLWILVTVFTGFAPGVIAYVLAIFIVPVKHAERTASESSRP, from the coding sequence GTGGAAACAGGAGCACCAACGAAGCATCTACGAAGTCAGTCGAATAAAGTTCTGGCAGGAATTTGCGGTGGTCTGGGTGAATACTGGGCCGTCGATCCGGTGGTGTTGCGACTGTTGTGGATTCTCGTCACCGTCTTTACGGGATTTGCACCGGGTGTCATCGCCTATGTCCTCGCAATTTTTATCGTGCCTGTAAAGCACGCGGAACGCACCGCATCCGAATCATCCAGACCGTAA
- a CDS encoding TfoX/Sxy family DNA transformation protein, with translation MKKTSPDSLQSIPGIGPSLARDLRDLGIKRPSCLNREDPERLYRKLERLRGTHIDRCVLYAFRCAVYYTSHRQHDPEKLKWWHWKDAK, from the coding sequence ATGAAGAAAACCTCTCCTGATTCTCTCCAATCTATCCCCGGCATCGGTCCAAGCCTAGCCCGAGACCTCCGCGATCTCGGGATAAAACGCCCGAGCTGTCTGAATCGCGAAGATCCGGAACGGCTCTATCGCAAGCTGGAACGGCTCCGCGGTACTCATATCGACCGTTGTGTCCTCTATGCCTTCCGCTGTGCCGTCTACTATACTTCCCACCGACAGCATGATCCGGAAAAGCTCAAGTGGTGGCATTGGAAAGATGCAAAATGA
- a CDS encoding DUF4446 family protein, producing the protein MLARLLEPTLLLACLGVFFLLLGGLAIWMALLARKLRDQEKKLGIFFSGKEAKDLETLLLEEKALIASVDGDVQELFEISNTLHQLGGRSLHKCAVRRFNPFSETGSHQSFAVALLDGKGSGVVLSSLHTREGTRVFAKPVKQGEADGYPFTEEEKAVIREAEQSATEKKV; encoded by the coding sequence ATGCTCGCGCGACTCCTCGAACCGACCCTTCTTCTCGCCTGTCTGGGCGTTTTTTTCCTTTTATTGGGTGGACTCGCCATCTGGATGGCGCTACTCGCCCGGAAACTCCGAGACCAAGAGAAGAAGCTCGGCATCTTTTTTTCCGGCAAAGAGGCAAAGGATCTCGAAACACTCCTGCTCGAAGAGAAAGCGCTCATCGCCTCAGTCGATGGCGACGTCCAGGAACTCTTTGAGATTTCGAATACGCTCCATCAACTCGGGGGCCGGAGCCTCCACAAGTGTGCAGTCCGGCGTTTCAACCCCTTCTCGGAGACTGGCAGCCATCAGAGTTTCGCCGTGGCGCTCCTCGATGGCAAAGGCTCGGGTGTCGTGCTCTCTTCGCTCCACACCCGCGAAGGCACCCGCGTCTTCGCCAAACCAGTCAAACAGGGCGAGGCCGATGGCTACCCCTTCACCGAGGAAGAGAAGGCCGTGATCCGAGAAGCAGAACAAAGTGCCACCGAAAAGAAAGTCTGA
- a CDS encoding translation initiation factor IF-2: MSTPETEPMKSVALPETMTVKKLAEFLHVPVSNVIMELMKNKIIATINEEIDFDTASIIANDLGFQTTADTEEKAGSLTLVDLARIVAAEKTEADRKLVPRSPIVTILGHVDHGKTTLLDTIRKANVAAGEAGGITQKISAYQVKKHGQLITFIDTPGHEAFSGMRERGVSIADIAILVVAADDGVRPQTKEVIQFINEKKLPVIVAINKIDKPEAKADRVKQELAENGLLFEGWGGDVMCVEVSAKGNINIDKLLDAILLVAEVEEFTADEKRDGLAVILESHLDPQKGPVATVLVKTGTLKVGQDIIAGSAFGRVRRLEDFTGKNRESAGPSVPAILYGFSDVPQVNDVVQVVSGKSLARMKSQEALLKEGEVKKVIRKEDENVKRFAIIIKADVQGSLEALQQILSAIEHPEVALDEIASGVGSITESDVKLAASSSAKIFGFNVEPTSVAKRIAETSGVAIQSFSIIYKLVETVKSDLAALLPPEIIRTDFGRLSILAIFKSGKRDMIIGGRVAEGKIVRGTLLEVKRDGEIIGSGKMGNLQQNKKNADEVGQGNECGLVFDGAVKLAVGDTLISYQVEEKRRTL, encoded by the coding sequence ATGAGCACACCCGAGACTGAACCCATGAAGTCCGTCGCCCTGCCCGAAACCATGACCGTCAAGAAATTGGCGGAGTTTCTGCATGTCCCGGTCTCGAATGTCATCATGGAGCTCATGAAGAACAAGATCATCGCGACGATTAACGAAGAGATCGACTTTGACACGGCTTCCATCATCGCTAACGATCTCGGCTTCCAGACAACCGCCGATACGGAGGAGAAGGCCGGCTCACTCACACTCGTCGACCTGGCCCGGATTGTCGCAGCTGAAAAAACCGAGGCAGATCGCAAGCTCGTTCCCCGCTCGCCAATCGTCACCATCCTCGGCCACGTCGATCATGGCAAGACGACTCTGCTCGACACCATCCGCAAGGCAAATGTCGCCGCCGGTGAAGCAGGTGGTATTACCCAAAAGATCAGCGCTTATCAGGTGAAGAAGCACGGCCAGCTCATCACCTTCATCGACACGCCCGGACACGAGGCCTTCTCTGGTATGCGCGAACGCGGCGTCTCGATCGCCGACATCGCCATCCTCGTCGTCGCCGCCGACGATGGCGTCCGACCTCAGACGAAAGAAGTCATCCAGTTCATCAATGAGAAGAAGCTCCCCGTCATCGTCGCCATCAACAAGATCGACAAGCCCGAGGCCAAGGCTGATCGGGTCAAGCAAGAGCTCGCTGAAAATGGTCTCCTCTTTGAAGGCTGGGGAGGGGATGTCATGTGTGTCGAAGTCAGCGCCAAAGGCAATATCAACATCGACAAGCTCCTCGATGCAATCCTCCTCGTGGCCGAAGTCGAAGAGTTCACCGCCGATGAAAAGCGCGATGGTCTCGCTGTCATACTTGAATCCCACCTCGATCCCCAAAAGGGTCCCGTCGCGACGGTGCTCGTGAAAACGGGCACGCTCAAAGTCGGCCAGGATATCATCGCTGGTTCAGCGTTCGGCCGCGTCCGCCGACTGGAGGATTTCACCGGCAAGAATCGTGAGTCAGCCGGTCCGTCGGTCCCCGCCATTCTCTATGGTTTCAGCGATGTCCCCCAAGTGAACGATGTGGTCCAGGTCGTCAGTGGCAAGTCGCTCGCCCGGATGAAGTCTCAGGAAGCGCTTCTCAAGGAAGGTGAAGTGAAGAAAGTGATCCGAAAGGAAGACGAGAATGTGAAGCGTTTTGCCATCATCATCAAGGCTGACGTCCAGGGCTCACTTGAGGCGCTCCAGCAAATCCTCAGCGCTATCGAACATCCGGAAGTTGCACTCGATGAGATCGCGTCAGGCGTCGGTAGCATCACGGAATCCGATGTGAAACTCGCCGCCTCGAGCAGCGCAAAGATTTTCGGGTTCAATGTCGAACCGACTTCGGTCGCCAAACGCATCGCCGAAACCAGTGGCGTCGCCATCCAGAGCTTCAGTATCATCTACAAACTCGTCGAGACGGTGAAGAGCGATCTCGCCGCCCTCCTGCCGCCAGAAATTATCCGGACTGACTTCGGCCGACTCTCCATCCTCGCCATTTTCAAAAGCGGCAAGCGCGACATGATCATCGGTGGCCGCGTCGCCGAAGGGAAGATCGTCCGCGGCACGCTCCTCGAAGTCAAGCGCGATGGAGAAATCATCGGATCCGGAAAAATGGGTAATCTCCAACAGAACAAGAAAAACGCTGATGAAGTCGGTCAAGGCAACGAATGCGGCCTCGTCTTCGACGGCGCGGTGAAGCTCGCGGTCGGTGATACCCTCATCTCCTACCAAGTCGAGGAAAAACGCCGGACTCTGTAG
- a CDS encoding HDIG domain-containing protein has product MKVERFSPEPPANNEAVFEASDKSSENAPLQKPSSDTKEKEIIEVTTFRAETGYSDQRHPDTVSFVTSIEADLARRDFTVNAMAGRVTGNINETEIDIIDPFHGQTDIEQKCIRAVGNPDDRFTEDGLRLLRAIRLPVELSDPKQADLTWTIEANTRQALQKHADILTRVAFERIRDEFSRIILSAHPSQGVALLQETGLLRHIIPELVEGVGVAQNLHHIYTVWEHNLRALATCPSTKLSVRLATLLHDVGKPRTKRGEGYHSTFYNHDHVGGRMTKKILERLRYPKKIIDHAAMLVDNHLFYYNVGEVTEASVRRLIKRVGLENMDDLMAVRIGDRLGSGVPKAKPYKLRHLEYMVDKVSQDATSVKMLKVDGSALMAELNLSPGPKIGALLECLLAEVIDDPARNVREQLLDRARQLMDNDLDALRLLAQERIHEERESEDKTIRGRHHVA; this is encoded by the coding sequence GTGAAAGTTGAACGCTTCAGTCCGGAACCTCCTGCCAACAACGAAGCGGTCTTTGAAGCCTCTGATAAGTCGTCCGAAAATGCTCCCCTTCAGAAGCCTTCATCCGACACAAAGGAGAAAGAGATAATCGAGGTCACGACCTTTCGCGCCGAGACCGGCTATAGCGACCAGCGCCATCCTGATACAGTCTCTTTCGTCACCTCGATTGAGGCTGATCTCGCGCGCCGCGATTTCACCGTGAACGCTATGGCCGGACGGGTAACAGGAAACATCAACGAGACCGAGATCGATATTATCGATCCGTTTCATGGACAGACTGATATCGAGCAGAAGTGCATCCGAGCGGTCGGTAACCCCGATGACCGTTTCACCGAAGACGGCCTGCGACTCCTCCGCGCCATCCGCCTCCCCGTCGAACTGAGCGATCCAAAGCAAGCGGACCTGACTTGGACGATCGAGGCGAATACCAGACAAGCGCTCCAGAAACACGCCGACATCCTGACTCGCGTCGCATTCGAGCGCATCCGCGATGAGTTCTCACGGATAATCCTGTCGGCCCACCCGAGCCAAGGAGTCGCCCTCCTCCAAGAAACTGGTTTACTTCGGCATATCATCCCCGAGCTGGTAGAGGGTGTCGGCGTCGCCCAGAACCTACACCACATCTATACCGTCTGGGAACATAATCTCCGTGCTCTCGCAACCTGTCCATCGACAAAACTTTCGGTCCGGCTCGCCACGCTCCTCCACGATGTCGGCAAGCCGCGCACGAAACGAGGCGAGGGGTACCATTCGACGTTCTACAATCACGACCATGTCGGCGGTCGCATGACGAAGAAGATTCTTGAACGGCTTCGCTACCCGAAGAAGATTATCGACCATGCTGCGATGCTCGTCGACAATCACCTCTTCTACTACAATGTGGGTGAAGTGACTGAAGCATCCGTCCGGCGACTCATCAAACGTGTCGGCCTGGAAAACATGGATGACCTCATGGCCGTGCGCATCGGTGATCGGCTTGGCTCGGGTGTCCCCAAGGCCAAACCCTACAAACTCCGTCACCTCGAATACATGGTCGACAAAGTCTCTCAAGATGCAACCTCGGTGAAAATGCTGAAGGTCGATGGATCAGCGCTCATGGCCGAACTTAATCTCTCACCTGGTCCGAAGATTGGGGCGTTACTTGAGTGTCTCCTCGCCGAAGTCATCGATGACCCCGCGCGGAATGTCCGGGAACAGCTTCTTGACCGAGCCCGGCAACTCATGGATAATGACCTCGATGCACTCCGACTCCTCGCCCAAGAACGGATCCATGAGGAGCGCGAGTCAGAGGATAAAACCATCCGCGGACGCCATCACGTCGCCTGA